A single Armatimonadia bacterium DNA region contains:
- a CDS encoding HAD family hydrolase, with amino-acid sequence MSSFAIDQIQAVVCDFDGTLAHTQIDFAQMRSRTVELIKTWGLWQATMDQGLYVLELIEVAEDRLAADPFRRSQFRREADAVLEDVEIGFCAKGSPFPGIPDALMDLANAGMRIGIITRNCRRAVEAFLARHPLYFDLLLTRDDVPAVKPDRGHLLAALEVLHVAPDHALLVGDHRTDIECGQAAGAFTCGVLTDRTTREQFADYGADLVAADLAVVARFLLSGDTSELIACSPRRSL; translated from the coding sequence ATGTCCAGCTTCGCCATCGACCAAATCCAGGCCGTCGTCTGCGATTTCGATGGCACGCTGGCACACACGCAGATCGACTTCGCCCAGATGCGGAGCCGAACCGTCGAGCTCATCAAAACCTGGGGTCTGTGGCAAGCCACAATGGATCAGGGCCTCTACGTCCTCGAGCTCATCGAGGTCGCCGAGGACCGTCTTGCTGCAGACCCCTTCCGCCGTTCGCAGTTCCGTCGGGAGGCCGACGCGGTTCTTGAGGACGTCGAGATTGGCTTCTGCGCGAAGGGAAGCCCCTTTCCCGGTATTCCCGATGCGCTGATGGACCTGGCTAACGCCGGGATGCGCATCGGCATCATCACCCGGAACTGCCGTCGCGCTGTGGAGGCCTTTCTGGCTCGCCATCCTCTCTACTTCGACCTCCTGCTTACCCGCGACGACGTCCCTGCCGTCAAGCCTGATAGGGGCCACCTGCTCGCAGCCCTTGAAGTCCTGCACGTGGCGCCCGACCATGCCCTCCTTGTCGGCGATCACCGCACTGACATCGAGTGTGGGCAGGCTGCCGGGGCCTTCACCTGTGGCGTGCTCACCGACCGTACTACCCGGGAGCAGTTCGCTGACTACGGGGCCGATCTCGTCGCGGCCGATCTGGCCGTCGTCGCCCGTTTCCTTCTCTCCGGGGATACCTCCGAGTTGATAGCATGCTCCCCTCGCAGATCCCTCTGA